A stretch of the Octopus bimaculoides isolate UCB-OBI-ISO-001 chromosome 8, ASM119413v2, whole genome shotgun sequence genome encodes the following:
- the LOC106871962 gene encoding carbohydrate sulfotransferase 11, translated as MLVVLRKNNSRNIRFKENLEVLVRKKMLNVCRVISSHRILVVLTGFLLVAVFIFIDTKMLVCKRTEINVSSEQNDKLSGRMFIDRKNHLLYCSVPKIGSTFMKRLLLILSGKMKKSSIVEIKTKLAHKIRLENVNILDINSASINGCFANFYKLLVVRNPYERLYSAYLDKFVRPNGLYYKLGKKIIKMFRSNPSSQSLSCGDDVTFPEFIKYFIYSLQTGNLTDPHFIPIHMLCQPCLFDYKVIRLEDISVELPKFLHSIGINFISPSDYLKETRLLDEAKHIEYLFERNSPLVKNCLSSTEVLRRLWKRDQIRGFIKTNYSFPLEDILLPHLPKTQIFKMFFSYYQMSYRKDRRASYRTAMLAAYSQLSPRDFQLTQQYLETDCKLFGYKSLQMEY; from the exons ATGCTGGTCGTCCTACGAAAGAATAACAGCCGAAATATTCGTTTTAAAGAG aattTGGAGGTACTAGTTCGAAAGAAGATGCTGAATGTATGTAGAGTGATTTCGTCTCACAGAATACTTGTGGTTCTTACAGGatttcttcttgttgctgttttcatatttattg ATACCAAGATGTTAGTGTGTAAAAGAACAGAAATCAACGTCAGTTCAGAGCAGAACGACAAATTAAGTGGAAGAATGTTTATCGACAGGAAGAACCACTTACTCTACTGCTCCGTGCCAAAGATTGGTTCCACTTTCATGAAACGTCTTTTATTAATTCTCAGcggcaaaatgaaaaaaagttctATTGTTGAAATTAAAACGAAATTGGCTCATAAGATAAGATTAGAAAATGTGAATATCTTAGACATAAATTCAGCTTCCATCAATGGTTGTTTCGCTAACTTCTATAAACTTTTGGTTGTTAGAAATCCATATGAGAGGTTATATTCGGCTTACCTGGACAAGTTCGTGAGACCAAACGGTTTATATTATAAACTTggtaaaaaaatcattaaaatgtttcGAAGCAATCCATCATCTCAAAGTTTATCATGTGGAGACGATGTAACGTTTCcggaatttataaaatatttcatttattctttgcaaaccGGAAATCTAACTGACCCTCATTTCATACCAATACACATGCTCTGTCAGCCCTGTCTTTTTGATTATAAAGTCATAAGACTTGAAGATATTTCTGTGGAACTACCAAAATTTTTACATTCTATAGGAATAAACTTTATATCACCAAGTgattatttaaaagaaacaagATTACTCGACGAAGCTAAACACatagaatatttatttgaaagaaaCAGTCCCCTAGTTAAAAACTGTCTATCGTCTACAGAGGTACTGAGACGACTGTGGAAGAGAGATCAAATTAGGGGTTTTATAAAAACGAACTACTCTTTCCCTTTAGAAGACATATTACTTCCTCATCTGCCAAAGACACAgatattcaaaatgtttttctCTTACTACCAAATGTCTTATCGGAAAGACAGAAGGGCTAGCTATCGAACTGCTATGCTCGCAGCGTATTCACAATTGTCTCCAAGGGATTTTCAACTCACTCAACAATATTTAGAGACGGACTGCAAATTATTTGGTTATAAATCATTACAAATGGAATATTAG